A single genomic interval of Paralichthys olivaceus isolate ysfri-2021 chromosome 7, ASM2471397v2, whole genome shotgun sequence harbors:
- the sspn gene encoding sarcospan has product MGQKGSSEKKQAKKRRDESPEPGHNNKCRGCCFPLLVALLQLLLGVAVTAVAFLMLAISPSLLTRETPHWAGIILFFVSIVGFILYCITYMPDERTSLQFIVKLLYFILCVIGLVISVLVIAFAGYHYSQTSSLSCEQVEGDCVCTLDQDDPIARTFVYEGAGDCEVINGTLTLYFLLQIMLNLAQALVCAVGAFIMWKDRYQVFFAGLQISAPSTQHWQKV; this is encoded by the exons aTGGGGCAGAAAGGTTCCTCAGAGAAGAAGCAGGCcaagaagaggagagatgaaagTCCAGAGCCAGGACACAACAATAAGTGCAGAGGCTGCTGCTTCCCGCTGCTCGTCGccctgctccagctgctgctggggGTGGCTGTCACAGCCGTGGCCTTCCTCATGTTGGCCATCAGCCCCTCGCTCCTGACCAGGGAGACGCCACACTGGGCTGGGATCATC ctgtTTTTCGTTTCCATCGTGGGCTTCATCCTCTACTGTATCACCTACATGCCAGACGAGAGGACGTCTCTGCAGTTCATTGTCAAG cttctctaCTTTATCCTGTGTGTCATCGGCCTGGTCATTTCCGTGCTGGTTATAGCGTTCGCTGGATACCACTACTCACAGACCAGTAGCCTCAGCTGCGAGCAGGTGGAAGGGGACTGCGTGTGCACCCTGGATCAAGATGACCCAATAGCCCGCACCTTCGTCTACGAAGGCGCCGGTGACTGCGAGGTGATCAACGGGACGCTCACGCTCTACTTCCTGCTCCAGATCATGCTGAACCTGGCCCAAGCGCTCGTCTGTGCCGTTGGGGCCTTCATCATGTGGAAGGACCGGTACCAGGTGTTCTTCGCCGGTCTTCAGATCAGCGCTCCCTCCACTCAGCACTGGCAGAAGGTTTAA
- the bhlhe41 gene encoding class E basic helix-loop-helix protein 41 isoform X2, translating into MDERIPHLQDRQFMEHADFLGVDYPAIYMCKSKRGIKREDGGKDAYKLPHRLIEKKRRDRINECIGQLKDLLPEHLKLSTLGHLEKAVVLELTLKHLNALTAVTEQQHQKIIALQNGDRSMKSSIHADLDAFHSGFQACAKEVLQHLSQFENWTAREQRCAQLISHLHKVLAQVQPGAPPLQHQLQVGDAQDGQRADSQANCVPVIQRTQGGELNENDTDTDSGYGGEAEKSDGKDKDCARNKGQGPKAVKIKQEFGDERAAKKPKMSWSGSGLGGADASRPDLALMNSLMGISSVGQQTPICMPFYFINPSAAASYMPLFDKSNIEKYMYGPAAAAALASPFPWLYPAHASAAAAAAAAAALPGLSAHFGGSAHSKDCLSPDRDESHETETSSPDEREESLASDDGEGDAGDAFQENKSSSHDQFPACPMS; encoded by the exons ATGGATGAAAGAATACCGCATTTACAGGACAGACAGTTCATGGAGCACGCAGATTTCTTGGG GGTGGATTACCCGGCTATCTACATGTGCAAATCCAAAAGAGGAATAAAAcgagaggatggagggaag GACGCTTACAAGTTACCACACCGGTTGatagagaagaagaggagagacagaatCAACGAATGTATCGGGCAGCTGAAGGATTTGTTACCCGAGCACCTGAAGCTGTCG ACGCTCGGGCACCTGGAGAAAGCAGTTGTCCTGGAGTTAACACTCAAACACTTGAACGCACTGACTGCTGTCACTGAGCAGCAGCACCAAAAGATCATCGCTTTGCAGAATG GGGACCGGTCGATGAAATCTTCCATTCATGCGGACCTGGACGCGTTCCACTCCGGGTTCCAGGCCTGTGCCAAGGAGGTCCTGCAGCACCTGAGTCAGTTTGAGAACTGGACGGCGCGAGAGCAGAGGTGCGCGCAGCTCATCAGCCACCTTCACAAGGTGCTGGCGCAGGTCCAGCCCGGCGCGCCGCCGCTCCAGCACCAGCTACAAGTCGGGGACGCACAGGATGGGCAGAGAGCCGACAGCCAAGCCAACTGCGTCCCGGTCATCCAGAGGACCCAAGGCGGGGAGCTGAACGAGAATGACACCGACACGGATAGTGGATACGGGGGTGAGGCTGAGAAGAGCGACGGCAAAGATAAAGACTGTGCGCGCAACAAGGGGCAGGGACCAAAGGCGGTGAAGATAAAGCAAGAGTTTGGAGACGAACGCGCTGCCAAGAAACCAAAGATGAGCTGGTCTGGGAGCGGGTTGGGGGGCGCAGACGCCTCCAGGCCTGACCTGGCGCTAATGAACTCTCTGATGGGAATAAGCAGTGTGGGACAGCAGACACCGATCTGTATGCCTTTTTACTTCATCAACCCCTCGGCTGCGGCGTCTTATATGCCTTTGTTCGACAAAAGCAACATTGAAAAGTACATGTACGGTCCAGCGGCGGCGGCTGCTCTTGCGTCCCCGTTCCCTTGGCTTTACCCTGCGCACGCGTCAGCCGCTGCGGCcgcggctgctgctgccgcgTTGCCCGGCTTGTCTGCGCACTTTGGCGGCTCAGCTCATTCCAAGGACTGCCTCTCTCCGGACCGAGATGAGTCACACGAGACGGAGACGAGCTCACCTGACGAGCGTGAGGAGAGTCTCGCCAGTGACGACGGGGAGGGTGACGCAGGTGATGCGTTCCAGGAGAACAAGAGCAGCAGTCATGATCAGTTCCCTGCTTGTCCCATGAGCTAA
- the bhlhe41 gene encoding class E basic helix-loop-helix protein 41 isoform X1, with protein sequence MDERIPHLQDRQFMEHADFLGVDYPAIYMCKSKRGIKREDGGKQDAYKLPHRLIEKKRRDRINECIGQLKDLLPEHLKLSTLGHLEKAVVLELTLKHLNALTAVTEQQHQKIIALQNGDRSMKSSIHADLDAFHSGFQACAKEVLQHLSQFENWTAREQRCAQLISHLHKVLAQVQPGAPPLQHQLQVGDAQDGQRADSQANCVPVIQRTQGGELNENDTDTDSGYGGEAEKSDGKDKDCARNKGQGPKAVKIKQEFGDERAAKKPKMSWSGSGLGGADASRPDLALMNSLMGISSVGQQTPICMPFYFINPSAAASYMPLFDKSNIEKYMYGPAAAAALASPFPWLYPAHASAAAAAAAAAALPGLSAHFGGSAHSKDCLSPDRDESHETETSSPDEREESLASDDGEGDAGDAFQENKSSSHDQFPACPMS encoded by the exons ATGGATGAAAGAATACCGCATTTACAGGACAGACAGTTCATGGAGCACGCAGATTTCTTGGG GGTGGATTACCCGGCTATCTACATGTGCAAATCCAAAAGAGGAATAAAAcgagaggatggagggaag CAGGACGCTTACAAGTTACCACACCGGTTGatagagaagaagaggagagacagaatCAACGAATGTATCGGGCAGCTGAAGGATTTGTTACCCGAGCACCTGAAGCTGTCG ACGCTCGGGCACCTGGAGAAAGCAGTTGTCCTGGAGTTAACACTCAAACACTTGAACGCACTGACTGCTGTCACTGAGCAGCAGCACCAAAAGATCATCGCTTTGCAGAATG GGGACCGGTCGATGAAATCTTCCATTCATGCGGACCTGGACGCGTTCCACTCCGGGTTCCAGGCCTGTGCCAAGGAGGTCCTGCAGCACCTGAGTCAGTTTGAGAACTGGACGGCGCGAGAGCAGAGGTGCGCGCAGCTCATCAGCCACCTTCACAAGGTGCTGGCGCAGGTCCAGCCCGGCGCGCCGCCGCTCCAGCACCAGCTACAAGTCGGGGACGCACAGGATGGGCAGAGAGCCGACAGCCAAGCCAACTGCGTCCCGGTCATCCAGAGGACCCAAGGCGGGGAGCTGAACGAGAATGACACCGACACGGATAGTGGATACGGGGGTGAGGCTGAGAAGAGCGACGGCAAAGATAAAGACTGTGCGCGCAACAAGGGGCAGGGACCAAAGGCGGTGAAGATAAAGCAAGAGTTTGGAGACGAACGCGCTGCCAAGAAACCAAAGATGAGCTGGTCTGGGAGCGGGTTGGGGGGCGCAGACGCCTCCAGGCCTGACCTGGCGCTAATGAACTCTCTGATGGGAATAAGCAGTGTGGGACAGCAGACACCGATCTGTATGCCTTTTTACTTCATCAACCCCTCGGCTGCGGCGTCTTATATGCCTTTGTTCGACAAAAGCAACATTGAAAAGTACATGTACGGTCCAGCGGCGGCGGCTGCTCTTGCGTCCCCGTTCCCTTGGCTTTACCCTGCGCACGCGTCAGCCGCTGCGGCcgcggctgctgctgccgcgTTGCCCGGCTTGTCTGCGCACTTTGGCGGCTCAGCTCATTCCAAGGACTGCCTCTCTCCGGACCGAGATGAGTCACACGAGACGGAGACGAGCTCACCTGACGAGCGTGAGGAGAGTCTCGCCAGTGACGACGGGGAGGGTGACGCAGGTGATGCGTTCCAGGAGAACAAGAGCAGCAGTCATGATCAGTTCCCTGCTTGTCCCATGAGCTAA